One Cydia pomonella isolate Wapato2018A chromosome 14, ilCydPomo1, whole genome shotgun sequence DNA segment encodes these proteins:
- the LOC133524785 gene encoding uncharacterized protein LOC133524785 — MNFINYEKWLRNQLIPNLPPNSVIVVDNASYHNKQFETAPTSNSNKAVMRQWLKDKGVQYDEKMYKPQLYKLVLAHKQQNKNYCIDRILAEHNHSVVRLPPYHPDLNPIEMAWAAIKGYVGSKNVNWNITKVIDLVKEKIASMGPIEWEKLCHKVKDIEQEYIKNDHVIDLVTDEFVIYADDESDSDEGSDSDSDDEDNDSQDTQISSNSLEPRPSTSAGTNLMEGISFLEED, encoded by the coding sequence ATGAATTTcattaattatgaaaaatggCTGCGCAATCAGTTGATACCAAACCTGCCTCCAAATTCAGTAATCGTGGTCGATAATGCGTCGTACCATAACAAGCAATTCGAAACTGCCCCAACCTCAAACTCAAACAAAGCTGTAATGCGTCAATGGTTGAAAGATAAAGGAGTacagtatgatgaaaaaatgtaCAAGCCACAGCTATACAAACTCGTACTAGCgcacaaacaacaaaacaagaATTACTGCATTGACAGAATTTTAGCCGAACACAACCACTCAGTGGTCCGCTTACCACCTTACCACCCTGACCTAAACCCGATCGAGATGGCTTGGGCAGCAATTAAGGGTTATGTTGGCAGCAAAAATGTTAACTGGAACATAACCAAGGTAATCGACCTCGTGAAAGAAAAAATTGCGTCAATGGGTCCCATCGAATGGGAAAAATTGTGCCACAAGGTTAAAGACATCGAACAAGAGTACATAAAAAATGACCACGTGATAGATTTGGTCACTGAcgaatttgtaatttatgccgATGACGAAAGTGACTCCGACGAAGGGTCCGATAGTGATTCCGATGATGAAGATAATGATAGTCAAGATACACAAATTAGCTCCAACTCCCTTGAACCAAGACCTAGTACCAGCGCTGGAACTAATTTAATGGAAGGAATTTCCTTTTTAGAAGAAGACTGA